One region of Thiorhodovibrio frisius genomic DNA includes:
- the nikB gene encoding nickel ABC transporter permease, translating to MAGALFGRLGATLVVMLGVSTLVFLLLHLVPGDPVEAMLGESARPADLAALRAHLGLDRPLSVQYLDYLAGLTRLDLGQSLTDQRPVADMIAERFPATLQLTLAALTLAVLIALPLGVLAARHQGGPLDSAAMGFSVLGMAVPNFWLGPMLILVFSLWLGWTPVSGREGWNSLILPALTLGTGLAALLARMVRASLLEVLGEDYIRTARAKGLNESAVLWRHALRNAALPILTLLGLQLGGLLGGAVITETVFSWPGIGSLLVDAIKARDYPVVQGCVLLISLIYVGVNTLTDVLYLWIDPRIGRA from the coding sequence ATGGCCGGGGCGCTGTTCGGGCGTCTGGGCGCCACCCTGGTGGTGATGCTGGGCGTCTCCACCCTGGTGTTTTTGCTCCTGCATCTGGTGCCGGGCGATCCGGTCGAGGCGATGCTCGGCGAGAGTGCTCGCCCCGCCGACCTGGCCGCGCTACGCGCCCATCTGGGACTGGACCGCCCACTGTCGGTGCAATACCTGGATTATCTCGCCGGGCTGACGCGGCTCGACCTGGGCCAGTCCCTGACCGACCAGCGCCCGGTTGCTGACATGATCGCCGAGCGCTTTCCCGCCACCCTGCAACTGACTTTGGCCGCGCTGACACTGGCAGTCCTCATCGCCCTGCCGCTCGGCGTGCTGGCGGCGCGCCACCAGGGCGGGCCACTCGACTCTGCCGCCATGGGCTTCTCGGTGCTCGGGATGGCAGTGCCCAATTTCTGGCTCGGCCCCATGCTGATACTGGTGTTCTCCCTGTGGCTTGGCTGGACGCCAGTCAGTGGCCGCGAGGGCTGGAATAGCCTCATCCTGCCGGCGCTGACACTTGGCACCGGACTGGCCGCGCTGCTGGCCCGCATGGTGCGCGCTAGCCTGCTGGAGGTGCTGGGCGAGGACTACATCCGCACCGCTCGCGCCAAGGGCCTGAATGAATCCGCCGTGCTTTGGCGTCATGCCCTGCGCAACGCCGCCCTGCCCATCCTGACCCTGCTCGGTCTGCAACTCGGCGGCCTGCTCGGCGGTGCCGTCATCACCGAGACCGTCTTCTCCTGGCCCGGCATTGGCAGCCTGCTGGTCGACGCCATCAAAGCCCGCGACTACCCCGTGGTGCAGGGCTGCGTGCTGCTGATCAGCCTGATCTATGTCGGCGTCAATACCCTAACAGATGTGTTGTATTTATGGATCGACCCGCGCATTGGGCGGGCTTGA
- a CDS encoding AAA family ATPase, with protein MHFPYGLSDFGTLRQEGYWYLDRTDRLAALENTGRQLIFLRPRRFGKSLLLSMLEHYYDLNRSEQFDALFATLAVGQNPTPLRNQFFVLKWDFSLVAAHGEIGDIEVALHRHINGRIRAFARRYRERLPEPIQIHPEDSLTSWETLLSVLSQTPHKLYLLIDEYDNFANEVLMAAQPGGQDRYQTLLQGEGLMKTVFKSVKAAAGGQGLDRVFITGVSPVVLSDMTSGYNVGKDIFLLPQFNDLCGFTEGEVAAVLNQLTQEGGDWSADKALATMRTFYNGYRFSEEAEESLYNPTLSLYFFDALFTQGKYPRQMLDENLAMDRNKLIYIASLPHGEELLIEALSGDDRVLVPELVQRFGVADVLAAVKDQPFMVSLLYFFGILTLAGLNSFNECQMRIPNLVARGLYVERLRERWLPPSGRARELPDAVRALGQQGDLAPLCALIEQSYFAVLSNRDYRWTNELLVKFAFLTLLFDDRLYMAVSELETERGYADLALIVRPDMRRFQALDLLLEFKYLSLKELGMSGARVRQESREALVKQPAVAAKLDEAEAQARDYGGTLTKRHGLTDLRAFAVVALGVERLVFRPLSD; from the coding sequence ATGCACTTTCCCTATGGTCTGAGCGATTTTGGCACCCTGAGGCAGGAGGGTTACTGGTACCTCGACCGCACCGACCGTCTGGCCGCGCTCGAGAACACCGGGCGGCAGCTTATCTTCCTGCGCCCGCGCCGCTTCGGCAAAAGCCTGCTGCTCTCCATGTTGGAGCACTATTACGATCTGAACCGCTCCGAGCAATTCGATGCGTTGTTCGCCACCCTGGCGGTGGGGCAGAACCCGACGCCTCTGCGCAATCAGTTTTTCGTGCTCAAATGGGATTTCTCGCTGGTCGCTGCGCATGGGGAGATCGGCGATATTGAAGTGGCGCTGCATCGGCACATCAACGGGCGCATTCGTGCCTTCGCCCGGCGCTATCGCGAGCGATTGCCAGAACCGATTCAGATCCATCCCGAGGATTCCCTCACCTCTTGGGAGACACTCTTGAGTGTCCTTTCCCAAACTCCCCACAAACTCTATCTGCTGATCGACGAATACGACAACTTCGCCAACGAGGTACTGATGGCCGCCCAGCCCGGCGGGCAGGATCGTTACCAAACGCTGCTCCAGGGCGAAGGCTTGATGAAAACGGTGTTCAAGTCCGTTAAGGCCGCTGCTGGCGGGCAGGGACTTGATCGGGTGTTCATCACCGGCGTCTCGCCCGTGGTCTTGAGCGACATGACCAGCGGCTACAACGTGGGCAAGGATATTTTCCTGCTGCCCCAATTCAACGACCTGTGCGGCTTTACCGAGGGGGAAGTGGCTGCCGTTTTGAACCAGCTTACCCAAGAAGGAGGCGATTGGTCTGCGGACAAGGCGCTGGCGACCATGCGCACCTTCTACAACGGTTATCGCTTTAGCGAGGAGGCCGAGGAAAGTCTCTACAACCCCACTCTGAGCCTGTACTTTTTCGACGCGCTGTTCACCCAAGGCAAATACCCCCGGCAGATGCTCGATGAAAACCTGGCCATGGATCGCAACAAGCTGATTTATATCGCCTCGCTACCCCATGGCGAGGAGCTATTGATCGAAGCGCTAAGTGGCGATGACCGAGTGCTGGTGCCGGAACTGGTGCAGCGCTTTGGCGTCGCCGATGTACTGGCGGCAGTGAAGGATCAGCCCTTCATGGTGTCCTTGCTGTATTTCTTTGGCATTCTCACCTTGGCAGGCTTGAACTCCTTTAACGAGTGCCAGATGCGCATTCCCAATCTGGTGGCGCGCGGGCTCTATGTGGAGCGTTTGCGCGAACGCTGGCTGCCGCCGAGCGGACGCGCACGCGAGCTGCCCGACGCCGTGCGCGCCCTTGGCCAGCAAGGCGATCTCGCGCCCCTGTGCGCGCTGATCGAACAGAGCTATTTCGCCGTGCTGTCTAACCGAGATTATCGCTGGACCAACGAGTTGCTGGTGAAATTCGCCTTCCTGACCCTCTTGTTCGACGACCGTCTCTACATGGCCGTCTCTGAGCTGGAGACCGAGCGCGGCTATGCCGATCTTGCCTTGATCGTCCGCCCGGACATGCGTCGCTTTCAGGCACTTGATCTGCTGCTGGAATTCAAATATCTGAGCCTGAAGGAACTGGGCATGAGCGGCGCGCGAGTGCGGCAGGAATCCCGCGAGGCATTGGTCAAACAACCGGCGGTAGCCGCCAAGCTCGATGAGGCCGAAGCCCAGGCCCGCGACTACGGCGGCACCCTGACGAAACGCCATGGCCTGACCGACCTGCGCGCTTTCGCCGTGGTCGCCCTAGGGGTGGAGCGGCTGGTGTTTCGACCCCTTTCTGACTGA
- a CDS encoding oxygen-binding di-iron domain-containing protein: MDPELRHLIGADTNKALEIAERVWWVGHVLPDDPFQCHVYLLEQGDQSVLFDPGSRLTFPSTLRKIEQVIPFTQIRYFVCHHQDPDITAALPLIDAITEREDAVVVTHWRAHALLRHYGLKMPFWLVDQNDWRLPLVDRELKFIFTPYAHFPGAICTFDPKTGVLFSSDLFGGFTEQPTLVARGESHIEALKPFHEHYMPSNDILGYAMAQIERYPVEIIAAQHGSIIPRSLVPFLIEQLKQLDCGIYLLGQDDSDIRRLSRLNATLRDIAETMLLYRDFRDIATRLLELVQRSLPAERIDYYTALPDGNMLVLNPENRFSGSIECESPEFCQFIGQDREQWVSAHQVDPAFIDHHQCAGAFCEEYSGSGTGSRIAIPLIGPSQQRIDGFAIITLRERIPVTKGVEQIVKQLADPLQVALEREVIYREIDQEREKAYQRSIRDALTGLFTRFYMQDVMSRHCALHDRDPKAEFAAIMLDVDHFKRINDTYGHGIGDRVLQSVAALLTTSSRATDIAVRYGGEEFIVFVVGQGQQTAMATAERLRACLMAAPIDTGGKEPLAITASFGVATRAPAESLDQLIKRADTALYRAKENGRNRVEAA; encoded by the coding sequence ATGGACCCGGAACTCAGGCATCTGATCGGGGCCGACACCAACAAGGCGCTCGAAATCGCCGAGCGGGTCTGGTGGGTCGGGCATGTGCTGCCGGATGACCCCTTTCAGTGCCATGTTTATCTGCTCGAACAGGGCGATCAGTCTGTGCTGTTCGACCCCGGCTCGCGCCTGACCTTTCCCAGTACTCTGCGCAAAATCGAGCAGGTGATTCCCTTCACCCAGATTCGTTACTTTGTCTGTCACCATCAGGACCCCGACATTACCGCCGCGCTGCCCTTGATCGACGCCATCACCGAGCGTGAGGATGCCGTGGTGGTCACCCACTGGCGTGCCCATGCCCTGCTGCGCCATTACGGACTCAAAATGCCCTTCTGGCTGGTCGATCAAAACGACTGGCGCCTGCCGCTGGTTGATCGGGAGTTGAAGTTCATTTTCACGCCCTATGCGCATTTTCCCGGCGCCATCTGCACCTTTGACCCCAAGACCGGGGTGCTGTTTTCCAGCGATCTATTCGGCGGCTTTACCGAACAACCCACCCTGGTCGCGCGCGGGGAATCCCATATCGAGGCGCTCAAACCCTTTCATGAGCATTACATGCCAAGCAATGACATTCTTGGCTATGCCATGGCGCAGATTGAGCGCTATCCGGTGGAGATCATTGCCGCGCAGCATGGCTCCATTATTCCGCGCTCCCTGGTCCCATTTCTGATCGAACAGCTCAAGCAGCTCGATTGCGGCATTTATCTGCTCGGTCAGGATGACAGCGATATTCGGCGGCTCTCGCGACTCAATGCCACCCTGCGCGACATTGCCGAGACCATGCTGCTGTATCGGGATTTCCGCGACATCGCCACCCGCCTGCTAGAACTGGTGCAGCGCAGTCTGCCAGCGGAGCGCATCGATTATTACACTGCTCTGCCGGATGGGAACATGCTGGTACTCAATCCAGAAAATCGCTTCTCCGGCAGCATTGAATGCGAATCCCCGGAGTTCTGCCAATTCATCGGCCAGGATCGCGAGCAGTGGGTAAGCGCCCATCAGGTCGATCCGGCTTTTATCGATCATCACCAATGCGCTGGCGCCTTTTGTGAGGAATACAGCGGCTCCGGCACGGGATCGCGCATTGCCATTCCGCTGATTGGCCCCTCGCAACAGCGCATCGATGGCTTTGCCATCATCACCCTGCGCGAGCGTATTCCGGTCACCAAGGGTGTCGAGCAGATCGTCAAGCAGCTCGCCGATCCGCTACAGGTGGCCTTGGAGCGCGAGGTTATTTATCGGGAAATCGATCAGGAGCGGGAAAAAGCCTATCAGCGCTCCATTCGGGATGCTTTAACGGGGCTTTTTACCCGCTTTTACATGCAGGATGTGATGAGCCGCCATTGTGCCCTGCATGATCGCGACCCTAAGGCGGAATTCGCCGCCATTATGCTCGATGTCGATCATTTCAAGCGCATCAACGACACCTATGGCCACGGCATTGGGGATCGCGTACTGCAAAGCGTCGCGGCCCTGCTGACCACCTCCAGCCGCGCAACCGATATTGCCGTGCGCTATGGTGGCGAGGAATTCATTGTCTTTGTGGTGGGCCAAGGCCAGCAAACGGCCATGGCCACCGCCGAGCGCCTGCGTGCCTGTCTGATGGCTGCTCCCATTGATACAGGCGGCAAAGAGCCACTCGCCATTACCGCCAGCTTCGGTGTGGCCACACGAGCCCCAGCCGAAAGCCTAGATCAACTCATCAAACGGGCCGATACCGCGCTCTATCGCGCCAAGGAGAATGGCCGTAATCGGGTCGAGGCGGCTTGA